Proteins encoded by one window of Bubalus bubalis isolate 160015118507 breed Murrah chromosome 4, NDDB_SH_1, whole genome shotgun sequence:
- the GNPAT gene encoding dihydroxyacetone phosphate acyltransferase yields MDHSSSSNSCFSVGSTSPGAVMLLYSKELKKWDEFEDVLEERRHVSDLKFAMKCYTPLVYKGITPCKPSDIKCSVLNSEEIHYVIKQLSKESLQPVEVLREEACEILDEMSHKLRLGAIRFFAFALSKIFKQIFSKVRVNEEGIQKLQRAIQEHPVVLLPSHRSYIDFLMLSFLLYNYDLPVPVIAAGMDFLGMKMVGELLRMSGAFFMRRTFGGNKLYWAVFSEYVKTMLRNGYAPVEFFLEGTRSRSAKTLTPKFGLLNIVMEPFFKREVFDTYLVPISISYDRILEETLYAYELLGVPKPKESTTGLLKARRILSEKFGNIHVYFGDPVSLRSLAAGRMGRSPYNLVPRYIPQKQSEEMHTFVTEVAYKMQLLQIQNLVLSPWPLIVAVLLQNRPSMDFDALLEKTLWLKGLTQAFGGFLTWPDNEPAEAVIQSSILLHSNIVSLVKDRVILKMECGDSELVDGLIFQHITHLMCLAYRNQLLNTFVRPSLVAVALQMTPGFRKEDVYSCFRFLCSVFSDEFIFLPGNALKDFEEGCYLLCKSEAIQVMTRDILVTEKGNTVLEFLIGLFKPFVESYQIICKYLLNEEEDYFTEKQYFIRVRKFTSQLLDQGASQCYDVLSSDVQKNALAAFVRLGVVEKKKVNNDYIFNVNEPATTKLEEMLGCKTLVGKPATAKL; encoded by the exons AAAGAGCTCAAAAAGTGGGATGAGTTTGAAGATGTTTTAGAGGAGAGGAGGCATGTCAGTGACTTGAAGTTTGCAATGAAATGCTACACACCTCTTGTCTATAAGGGAATTACTCCTTGTAAGCCAAGTGATATTAAATGTAGTGTTCTCAATTCCGAAGAGATTCATTATGTCATTAAACAG CTTTCCAAGGAATCCCTTCAACCTGTCGAGGTCCTCCGAGAGGAAGCCTGTGAGATCCTGGATGAAATGAGCCACAAGCTGCGTCTAGGAGCCATTCGGTTTTTTGCCTTTGCCctgagtaaaatatttaaacagattttCTCAAAAGTGCGTGTAAATGAAGAAGGGATTCAGAAA CTCCAGCGAGCCATCCAGGAGCATCCAGTTGTCCTGCTGCCCAGTCATCGGAGCTACATCGACTTTCTGATGTTGTCTTTCCTTTTGTACAACTATGACTTACCTGTGCCGGTCATAGCAGCAGGAATGG ACTTCCTGGGAATGAAGATGGTTGGTGAGCTGCTGCGGATGTCGGGGGCTTTCTTCATGCGGCGCACCTTTGGTGGCAATAAGCTCTACTGGGCCGTGTTCTCCGAATATGTGAAAACCATGTTACGG AATGGTTATGCTCCTGTTGAATTTTTCCTCGAAGGGACAAGAAGCCGCTCTGCCAAGACATTGACTCCAAAATTTG GTCTTCTAAATATTGTGAtggaaccattttttaaaagagaagtttttGATACCTACCTTGTTCCAATCAGCATCAGTTACGATAGGATATTGGAAGAAACTCTGTATGCATATGAGCTTCTAGGGGTTCCTAAGCCAAAAGAATCTACAACT GGATTGTTGAAAGCCAGGAGAATCCTCTCTGAGAAGTTTGGAAACATTCATGTGTACTTTGGAGACCCTGTGTCGCTTCGATCTCTGGCCGCTGGGAGGATGGGTCGGAGCCCGTATAACTTGGTTCCCAG ATATATTCCTCAGAAACAGTCAGAGGAGATGCACACCTTTGTCACTGAAGTTGCCTATAAAATGCAGCTTCTCCAAATTCAAAACCTGGTCCTGAGCCCGTGGCCGCTAATAGTTGCTGTCCTGCTTCAGAACCGGCCATCCATGGACTTTGATGCCCTGTTGGAAAAAACTTTATGGCTGAAAGGCTTAACCCAGGCCTTCGGGGGGTTTCTTACTTGGCCTG ATAATGAACCTGCTGAAGCagttatccagtccagcattcttcTGCATTCCAACATCGTCAGCCTTGTCAAAGACCGGGTGATTCTGAAAATGGAGTGCGGAGACTCGGAACTGGTGGATGGACTCATTTTCCAGCATATCACCCACCTCATGTGCTTGGCATACAGGAACCAGCTGCTCAACACTTTTGTCCGTCCTTCCTTAGTCGCTGTGGCATTGCAGATGACACCTGGGTTCAGGAAAG AGGATGTCTACAGTTGCTTTCGCTTCCTATGCAGTGTTTTTTCAGATGAGTTCATCTTTCTTCCAGGAAATGCACTAAAG gactttgaagaaggctgttACTTGCTTTGTAAAAGTGAGGCCATACAAGTGATGACGAGGGACATCCTAgttacagaaaaaggaaatactgTGTTAGAGTTTTTAATAGGACTTTTTAAACCTTTTGTGGAATCTTATCAG ATAATTTGCAAATACCTCTTGAACGAAGAAGAAGACTACTTCACTGAGAAACAGTACTTCATAAGAGTTAGAAAATTCACAAGTCAGCTTCTCGATCAAG GGGCCTCACAGTGTTACGATGTATTATCCTCTGACGTACAGAAAAATGCCTTAGCAGCTTTTGTGAGGCTCGGTGTGGTGGAGAAGAAGAAGGT aaataatgattatatatttaaCGTGAATGAACCTGCCACAACAAAGTTAGAGGAAATGCTTG GTTGTAAAACACTGGTAGGAAAACCAGCAACTGCGAAGCTTTAA